The region CTCCCCCGCGTCGATCCGCAGGTCGACACCGTCCAGAGCGGTGAACTCGCCCTCCCCGTACGCCGAGCCGCGGCCCTGGCCCCTCCCCCGCCTGGCGGGAAAAGTCTTGCGCACCTGCTCGAACTCGATCTTGGGTGTGATGGACCCTGACATGAGATCAGCTCCCGCTCTTGGAGGTCGGCTCGGCCCCGGACGGCTTGCCCTTCCGGCTGTACGCGTTGAACTCGTTGGTGTAGAGATCCGACGCCTTGACCTGGTCCTTCTCGATGTCACCGCGCTCGCTGAGCCAGTCGATCCACAACTGGAACTCCTTGTCGGTGATGCGCCCGGCGGTCTCGGCGACGCCGAAGGACTTCCAGTACTTCAGCGGAGCGGTGTCCTCGTTGCGGCCACGCTTCTTGACGATCTCGACCTGCCGGGCGATGACCTCATCGCGTGGCCTGGCCCGGGCCCACTCGATGGCGCGCGCGATGCCCGTGACGAACGTGCGCGTGGTGTCGGGGTTCTGCTTCAGGAAGCGGTCGTTCACCACATACGTGCCGGCCGAAAAGTTGCCGAGCAGCTCGTAGTCCGTGAACAGCGGTCTGATGCCGCCGGCCCGCAGAGCCTTGTCGCGCAGGATGTCGCCGAGGACGCCCACCTGGATCTGCTTCTGCCGCAGCGACTGCTCGGTGTTCACCGGCGGCACCACCAACGGCTCGGCCTTCTTGATGTCCGCCTGCGACAGGCCATGGCGTTGCAGATAGATGTCGAGCATCGCCTCGGAGTGCGCCCCGAGGGTGTTCATCCCGATCTTCTTGCCGATCAGGTCACGGGCCGAGTGGACCGGGCTGTCCTTGAGGACGTAAAAGCCGTTGTAGGCGGCCTTGTCGACGCCGTAGTAGCTGATGACCGCGGTGATGGGCGCCTTTCGCGCCGCGAGTTTGACGACGGCTCCGTTGAACGCGCCGCCGAAGTCGACCTGCCCGGTGGCCGCCGACTGGATGTCCTGCGGC is a window of Streptomyces caniferus DNA encoding:
- a CDS encoding ABC transporter substrate-binding protein, with product MSRLTAPSNRRQFLTLLGLSAVAVSCGTGGGGSAGNQTKTLRYQGWAGSVILPELAEDLGFLEDVKLKWVGNTISGPQDIQSAATGQVDFGGAFNGAVVKLAARKAPITAVISYYGVDKAAYNGFYVLKDSPVHSARDLIGKKIGMNTLGAHSEAMLDIYLQRHGLSQADIKKAEPLVVPPVNTEQSLRQKQIQVGVLGDILRDKALRAGGIRPLFTDYELLGNFSAGTYVVNDRFLKQNPDTTRTFVTGIARAIEWARARPRDEVIARQVEIVKKRGRNEDTAPLKYWKSFGVAETAGRITDKEFQLWIDWLSERGDIEKDQVKASDLYTNEFNAYSRKGKPSGAEPTSKSGS